From the Aspergillus puulaauensis MK2 DNA, chromosome 1, nearly complete sequence genome, the window CAGTTCACCACTTCTCTGGCAACAACGTGAGTGCTACTTCGCTCAAGACATGCCACTAAATGCGGCTCGATTTGGTAGAACATGGGTAGCTAATTATGAGGTTTAGATCGAGCTGGGAACTGCCTGCGGTCGTCTCTACCGCTGCTCCACCATGTCCGTCCTTGATGCTGGTGACTCCGACATCCTTACTGCCCAGTAAGCGATGGGGGTTGGGATCGGTTATGTCTGAACGATGGGTGTCTGTTTAAACGCAGTACATCATGATGTTTTAGATAATGACGATATAAAAATCCAAAACTTAAAAGGCTATTTTTCTACTAGTAAAGGAAATACACTTAGCCGTATAGTATTAGATGATAATCACGCTCGGAGTAACTCATTGTACTTGAAACGTTCCGATGTTCTTTCAAATCTGACAAATGCGGGAATGCGTCATATCCCGCTCTGGGCGGTGATTGGCCGAGAGGCTAGGGCTTAGGGTTTTGCCACTCGTTAGCGGGAGTTGATTGGAAATCAAGCCAAAGTGCCTCCAGTCAAGAATCCCTTCTCTTTCGCTCTTCGACACCACCCTTTCGACAAACCCATCACCCAGTTTGCATCAACAGCAGTCAAAATGGCTCGCCGTCCCGCCCGCTGCTACCGCTACTGCAAGAACAAGGTGCGTGCGATATTCGAGATTTGATGGTCTTTTGTGTGGATTTCGAGGGCGGTCTCGCTTGTGGGCCTGGGATGCGTTGAATGAGCGAAGGaccagaaagaaaaaaaaaaaaaaggccgAGAGGCAGCCCGAGAGATCGCATCAATAAGACTTTTTTGTGCATTTTTGATGAGTTGCGATATGGAAGCGATGGAATACTGATGGTTTTCTCGATTTAGCCTTACCCCAAGTCCCGGTTCAACCGTGGTGTTCCCGACCCCAAGATCCGTATCTTCGATCTGGGACGTAAGAAGGCCAACGTCGACGACTTCCCTTGCTGCGTTCACCTCGTCTCCAACGAATATGAACAGCTTTCCTCCGAGGCTCTCGAAGCCGCTCGTATCTGTGCCAACAAGTATGCTCCCCGACCCCCACCGATCAACGAAATAAGAAGGAtcagggaaaaagaaatgaaggaagaaagaagttAACAAGGAACTCCAGGTACCTCGTGAAGGTCGCCGGTAAGGAAGGTTTCCACCTCCGTGTCCGTGTCCACCCCTTCCACGTCGTCCGTATCAACAAGATGTTGTCGTGCGCTGGTGCCGATCGTCTTCAGACCGGTATGCGTGGTGCTTTCGGAAAGCCCCAGGGCTTGGTCGCCCGTGTCAACATCGGCCAGATCCTTCTGTCTGTCCGTACCCGTGACGTCCAGTGTGCCACCGCCGTCGAGGCTCTCCGCCGCTCCATGTACAAGTTCCCTGGTCGCCAAAAGATCATC encodes:
- a CDS encoding 60S ribosomal protein uL16 (BUSCO:EOG092648Q0;~COG:J;~EggNog:ENOG410PH0M;~InterPro:IPR036920,IPR001197,IPR016180,IPR018255;~PFAM:PF00252;~go_component: GO:0005840 - ribosome [Evidence IEA];~go_function: GO:0003735 - structural constituent of ribosome [Evidence IEA];~go_process: GO:0006412 - translation [Evidence IEA]) translates to MARRPARCYRYCKNKPYPKSRFNRGVPDPKIRIFDLGRKKANVDDFPCCVHLVSNEYEQLSSEALEAARICANKYLVKVAGKEGFHLRVRVHPFHVVRINKMLSCAGADRLQTGMRGAFGKPQGLVARVNIGQILLSVRTRDVQCATAVEALRRSMYKFPGRQKIIVSKNWGFTPVRREEYVQLRQAGKLKQDGAYVQFLRGHGLVEDNMRRFPDAYSAEA